Part of the Deinococcus radiopugnans ATCC 19172 genome, GCGCTCAGCTTGCGGGGGTTGTTGGTCAACACGCGCAGGTGCCGCGCGCCCAGCAGATGCAGCATCTGCGCGCCAATCCCGAAGTCTCGGGCGTCGGCAGGAAAGCCGAGCCGCTCGTTGGCCTCGACGGTATCCGCGCCGCCGTCTTGCAGGTGGTAAGCGCGGATCTTGTTGAGCAGGCCGATGCCGCGTCCCTCCTGCCGCAGGTACACCAGCACGCCCCGGCCCTCGGCGGCAATGGCCTGCAGGGCCGCGTCGCGCTGCGCGCCGCAGTCGCAGCGCAGCGAGTGGAAGCCGTCGCCGGTCAGGCACTCGCTGTGGACGCGCACCAGCAGCGGGTCCGGCGTGACCTCGCCCATCACCAGCGCCACATGCTCCGCGCCGCTGACGGTGTCCTCGAAGCCCACGATGCGGAAGAGGCCGTACGTGGTGGGCAGCTCGGCCTCGGCCACCTGCACCATGAACGGGTCATGCTGCATGCGGTAGGCGATCAGCGCCTCGATGCTGCCCACCTTCAGGCCGTGCTTCTCCCCGAAGGTCAGCAGGTCCGGCAGGCGGCTCATCTCGCCGTCGTCACCCATGATCTCGCAGATCACGCCCACCGGCGCGAATCCTGCCAGCCGCGCCAGGTCACAGGCGGCCTCGGTGTGTCCCGCCCGCCGCAGCACGCCGCCGGGCCGGGCCACCAGCGGGAAAATATGCCCCGGACGCCGGAAGTCGGTGGGTTGCGCGCCGTCGTCCATCAGGGCCGCGATGGTGGCCGCGCGGTCAAAGGCGCTGATGCCCGTGGTGTTGCCGCTGTGATCCACGCTGACCGTGAAGGCCGTGCCGTTCGGGTCCGTGCTGCGGCCCACCATCGGCGTCAGGTCCAGGTGCTGCGCCCGCTCAGGGGTCAGGGTCACGCAGATCAGGCCCCGGCCCTCGCGCGCCATGAAATTGACCCACTCCGGTGTCGCCGTGGCGGCGGGCATCAGCAGGTCCCCCTCGTTCTCGCGGTGCTCGTCGTCCACCAGGATGACAGGCCGCCCTGCCCGCAGGTCCAGCAGTAACTCAGCGATGGGGGACAGCGCGGTGCGAGCGGCGGTCACGCACTCACCTCGTTCCCACCGCTTGCTGCTGGACCAGGGGACGGCGGCGTCCAGTCCCGCATCAACAGCAGGCGCTCGGCGTATTTGGCCATCTGATCGGCTTCCAGGTTGACCTGCGTTCCGGCGGTCCAGGTGTGCAGGGTGGTCACGTCCAGGGTGTGCGGCACCAGCCACAGCGTGAACTCGTCGGCGCGCAGGTCGGCGCGGCTGCCCGCCGGGCCGCCCACGTCCACCACGGTCAGGCTTACGCCGTCCACCGTGACGCTGCCCTTGGGCACCAGGTACCGGGCCAGCGCGGCGGGGGCGCGCACGGTCATGGTGTACGCGCCGGGCTGGGCCTCGACGGTCAGCACCTCGCCCACGCCGTCGACGTGACCACTGACCACATGTCCGCCGAAGCGGGCCTGCGCGGTCATGGCCCGTTCCAGATTGACCTTGTGGCCCGCCTGCCAGTGGGGAGCGGTCTTGGCCAGGGTTTCGCGGCTGAGATCCACCGTGAAGCCCGCGTGATCCCAGGTGGTCACGGTCAGGCAGGTGCCGTTCACGGCAATGCTCTCGCCCAGGGAGAGGTCCGCCCACATCGTGTTCGGTTCGATGGTGACCGTCAGGTTGCCGGCAGCGTCCACGGTGCGGGCCACGCGCCCAAGCTGCTCAATGATTCCAGTAAACATAGTTGACCTCGGTGGTGATGGCGCGGCAAGCCAGCCCGCCACCTCGCTCTCCAGAAGAGAGGAGAAAATGCGTCAGAGCCGGGGAATATCGCTCAGCAGACCGGTTGCGAGCACATCCGGGCCGAGCGTTTCCACGGTGACGTCGCGCAGGGCCTGGGCGTCATGCATGCGGCGCTCCGGCGCCGTGAGCGGCGACAGGCCACGGCCCAGCAGTTTCGGCGCGATGAAGACGCGCACCTCGTCCACCAGTCCGGCGTCCAGCAGGGCGCTGAGCAGGCCAGGGCCGCCTTCCAGCAGCAGGCTGGAGAGGTTCAGGCGGCCCAGTCCGGTCAGGGCCTCCAGGGGCGTCGCGGCCCGCACGACGGTCACGCCCAATGCCTCGAAGACGGATATGTCGGCGTCGGGAGCCGTCACGAGCACGCTGCCTGGACGCCATGCACGGGCCTGGAGACTGGACCGGGCGCGGCGATCAAACACGACTGGGCGCGGGTCACGGCCCCCGGAGAGGCCCCGCGTGGTCAGGGCCGGGTCATCGCTGTGCAGGGTTCCACTGCCGACTGCCACGGCGTCCAGCGTGTTGCGCCAGGTCATGGCCCGCGCCCGCGCCGCCGCGCCGGTGACTGCGCCGTTGCCCTCGTCCACGGCGGCCACCTTGCCGTCGAGGGTCATGGCGTACTTGGCCACCACCCAAGGCCGGCCCCGGACGATCAGGCTGCGGAAGCCCGCCTGCTGACGCGTTGCCTGCTCCTCCAGCACGCCCACACTCACGTCGATCCCAGCGTCGCGCAGTGCCTGCACGCCGCGCCCGGCCACTGCGGGATTCGGATCGCGCGACGCCATCACCACCCGGCGGACCCCTGACGCGATCAGGGCGTCCGTACAGGGTGGAGTGCGTCCGTGATGGCTACACGGTTCCAGGGTCACGTAGGCGGTGGCGCCGCGTGCGTCCTCTCCGGCCTGGCGCAGGGCGAGCACTTCCGCGTGCGGCTCGCCGGCTCTGGGATGAAAGCCCCTACCTATCACCTCGTCTTCCTGAACGATGACGCAGCCCACAGGGGGGTTGGGTGTTGTTCGGCCGAGGCCTCTGGCGGCCAGGTCCAGCGCGAGCGTCATCCGGCGCTCGTCTGTGGACAGGGCCGCGGCCACCCTTCCGGGCGGCACATTCTCTGTATACATGGGTTGTCGTCACCCACCGGGGTGGGCGGGGTGACGTTCCTCCTTCTCTCATCCGGACTGTGACCGTCGGCTCCCGAATTTCACGGGATCGGGCCTGCGCGTGGTGCAGTTTGCGCGGGCTTCGCGGGCTGAGGCCTAAGCCATCACCGCCGGTAGGGAATTTCGCCCTGCCCCGAAGGAAGCGGCCCACCCGAGAGCGGGCCACGGTGACGGTAGCAGGTTCGGCGGGGGACAATGTAAGCCGTTCAGGCGGACTTTCCACCCGTGGCTGGTGACGGGACTCGACATCCCTTACTGCACGCCTCCTGCCAGACAACTCAGGCGGTTGCTCCCACGAGGCCCAGCACAGGCAGTGCCGTCCAAGCCCAGGCCCTGACCTGCCCACTCTGCGTGCCAAAGCACACCATGGCCCCCACCAACGACAGCGGGGTCAGCACCCGTTTGCCCACCCGCACCCGCTCCAGGACGCCCTCCTCCGGCCTGTAGCGCACCAGCCATCCCGACAACGTTCCGGCCAGCACCGTCGCGTCCGGCAGGCGCACCACCGGGATCCGGTCACGCCAGATGTCTTCCAGCGGCCCCAGCACCGTCGTGACGTCCCGCTCCAGGTCATACACGCACAGCTGCCGCTGGGTGTCCTCGAAGAACACCTCCCCGCCCTGGTCCTCCAGACGCAGGGTCACCGGCTCCCGCCCCAGATGCCGCACCTCGAGCCGCAGGTCAGGCCCGGAGAGCCTCAGCAGGCGGTCTTCTTCCCCCCGTTCGAGCAGCGTCCGGTCCGGCGTGCCGAACGCGCCTTTGAGCTGCCGGTCAGGCATCGGCCTGTCCAGCAGGCCGGGCAAGGCAAGCTCCGCGATCATCGCGCCGTCGGCGAGGGAATGGAACATCACGCGGTCATCCATGACGCTCATCAGCGCGTTCAGTGGGGCGTACAGCGCGGTGCGCCGGGGCGGGTGGGGCAGCCGCTTGATCCAGCGCTGCTCGCCCGTCGCGGTGTCGAAGGCCTGCAGGGGGGTGGAGTGTCGCCACTCGCCAGTGACCAGCACGTCGGCCGTGCCGCACAGCCAGCCGGACCACGGCAGGGTGACAGCGCTCCACTGCACCTCCCCGGTGTCGGCGTCCAGCGTCACGAGGCGATCTGTGCCGTTCATGAACGAGCCCCGGCCTGGGGTCAGCTGCATTTCATTCCAGCGTACCTGGGCGTGCCGGCGCCGCCAGCGTTCTTGACCGGTGACTGGATTGAGGGCCACCAGTTGCGTGTTTCGCACCGGAACGACGAGTTGCGCCGCACTGCTCTCAAGGGTATGGACGCTGTGGTACGCGGGATAGGACCAGACCGGGCGCAGGGGCTGGAGCGCAGGTGTTGGTGTGGTCATGGACGCCGGGCATTTTAGTGGGGTGGGAGCCTGGGCGGCGCGAGTTTGGGCGGGATGATCACGCTCGTTGAGTCGAGGTCAGCCGGACGACTTACCTGCGAGAGTTCCAACTCGGCTCCGTCACGTCCCAGATGGGAACGGCAGGCACACGGTGTCCGTACTGGGCAGCATGTCTGTTCCGCTGCAAGACCCCGCCCCCACCCTGACTGTTCGAGACCTGCACCTGACCCTGGCCGGACGCGTCATCCTGACGGCCACCCACCTGACGCTCGCCCCAGGCGAACTGGTCCACCTGCGCGGCGAGAACGGCGCCGGCAAGACCACCCTGCTGCGCGCCCTGGCCGGCGAGCTGCCCTGCCAGGGCGTGGTCCAGCTCCAGGGCCACGCCCCCGGTTCCCGGCCTGCCCGCGCCCGCACGGCCTTCATCTCCACCGAACCCGCCCTGCTCGATGACCTGACCGTGCACGAAAACCTGCAGTTCATGGCCGCCGCCTGGAACAGCCCGCACATCCCCATCCTGAACCTGGCCCACGCTTTCGGGCTGGCCCCGTGGCTGGACGCCTGGCCGACGGAACTGTCGCGGGGCACCCGCCAGAAAGTGGCCCTCAGCCTCGCGCTGGGACTGGGCCTGCCGCTGACCCTGCTCGACGAGCCGTTCAGCACCCTGGACACCGCGTCACGTGATGTCCTGCGCGACGCGCTGCAGGCGCGGCTTCACGCCGGCGGCAGCATCCTGCTGACCACTCACGGGGCGGATCTGATGGGCCTTCCCTCGCGCGCCCTGGAGATTAGCCAGGGGGAGTTGCGCGCTGCCGTGCAGGCGGCATGAAGGCCGAACCGATCTGGGCGCTGCACCGCTTGCGGCTGGGGCGCGGTGTCAAAGCAACCTGGGAGACCTGGAAGTCGTCGGGGGCGCTGCTGATGGGGCTGTACCTGGGCGTGGCCGCGCTGATCGGCCTGGTCAGCGTGTGGCAGACCGGGCGCGTTCCACAGGACGCGCCAGACGCCACGGTGCTGGCGGGGCTGGCCGCCGCGTGGTGGGGCTCGGCGGTGCTGGTGCGGCGCCCGGTGCTGGCCCTGAACACGGGTGACGCCCTGCTGCTGCGGACCCCGCTGCGCCCGTGGCAGGTCTGGCTGGCCCCGTGGCTGGTGCAGGTGGGACCCGTCGTCCTGGCAGGCGTCGCCCTCGGAGTGTTGCTGTGGGTGTGGTGGCCCACCTGGTGGACGGCCGCGCTGGGCCTGCCCCTTGGGCTGCTGGGCTGGAAACTGGGGCAGGCGCTGTGGTCCGACGCCCGGACGGTGGGGGACCACGCCACCCAGCGCCGGTTGCGGCCGCTGTTTCTGGTGCCCCTGATCGGAGCGCTGCATCCCGCCCTGCTGCCCGTCGCCCTGCTGGGCGGCGTGCTGGGCCTGGGCTGGCTGTGGTGGACCTTCTGGCAGGCCGACGTTCCAGCGCGGGTGGTCCTTCACGCCCAGGTGGAAGCCCTGCGGCGCGGCGCCATCCAGCTGGGCCTGCCCGCACCCGACATAGGCACGGATGGAACGCGCCCAGCGCGCCGCTGGACCCTGGCCCTGCGGGGCAGTGGGGTGTTCCAGGCGTCGGTGTGGCGCAGCAGTCTGCACCTGCTGCGTCGTCCAGGTCTGCTGCTGCTGGCCGTGCCCGTTGGGCTGCTGATGGTAGTGTTGTCGCCCACTTTTGGTGCTGGGCTCGATCCCATGACGCTGCGGGCGATGCCCGGCCTGTTCAGCCCAGCGCTGGCCGCGTTGCTGGTGACGCTTGGCCCGATATTGCCGCAGACGCTCCCCCTGTCCGGCTGGGGGCAGCGTCTGGCACGAGTGTTGCCGGCCGGCGTGGTCCTGGGCGGCCTGCTGGGCCTGGGAACGCTGGGCGCCGCCGCGCTGGGCTGGGCGCCGGCCAGTCTGGTGGGGGCAGCGCTGCTGATGCCTGGCGTGGCCCTGTCCCTGCTGGCGTGGCTGGGACAGGCGGGGCCGGCCAGCCTGTCGAGCGACGGGAAATTGCGCTACGCGGCGGCCACGGCGCCGGCGCTGCTGACGGTCTTGCTGGGCGGATGGCTGGCCCCGGCGGGCCTGCTGCTGCTGGGCGGCCTGGCCCTGCTGCTACCCGGATCGGCCTGAAGGCTCCCGATACCACGATGTGCTGCAGCGCCTTTGATTCTCCACTAATCCTTCATTATCGCACGTCCTCAAACTGTAGGGCCGTAGGTCTCTCATGCAAGTTGGCCAAAATTTCGCCTTTCGCCAGGTTAAGCCCCTTGCTTGTGTCGCGGGGACGTTTGGGAGCCAATGTCCTGGATCAGTGGGGGGACCGGCCGTGTGGAGGGCGGTGACGTGCGGTAGAGCAGCCACACCAGCATCGCGCCGATGCTGAGGGCCGCGAGCAGGAGCCGCCCCGCGTGTGCCTGCAGGTCTCTTGGCGCAGTTCGCCTACGACCGTAACGTCTCTCCGCGCACCCCCGAGGAACGGGCGCTGGGCGGCGCATCCCAGGCAGCCGCCCGGCTCAGCGGGCAGGGGCGAGAAGGGCCCCACCCGAAGGAGTCGCGGCCCGCATCCCGGTCCAGATCACAGGGCCAGCTCATCCCTCTGCCTCTGGACGGCGTTTCCATGACTGGAGAGGTGAGGACCGACTGGCACGGCACGGCGACGCTCAGACCCTACAGCCACCCCTGCCGCAGCGCCTTGACCGCCGCCTGGGTGCGGTCTGCGGCCTGCAACTTGACCAGCAGTTCCTGCACGTACAGCTTGACTGTGCTGACACTCACGTCCAGTTCAGCGGCGATGTCCCTGTTCGGCAGGCCGTCGGCGATCAGGCGCAGCACCTCCAGTTCGCGGGGGGTCAGCAGCGGGGCCACTCCGGGGGCGCGCACGCCGCCCAGCACGTGGTGCGCCACCTGCGGATCGAGGTAGGCGCTGCCCGCCGCCGCCGCCCGCACCGCCAGCAGCAACAACTCGGGCTTTGCGCTCTTGAGGCAGTAGGCCGCCGCCCCCGACGCCAGCGCCGCGAAGACCTCCTGTCGCAGATCGTGGGCGGTGAGCATCACGATCCGCACGTCCGGCCAGCCGCGCCGGATCTCGGCGGCGGTCTGGATGCCGTCCATGCCCGGCAGGCCGATGTCCACCACCGCCACGTCCACCCCGGTCCCGGCCAGGCGCTCCAGGGCCTCCTCCCCGCTGCGGGCCTCGCAGACCACGCGCAGATCGGCCTCCAGATTCAAGGTGGCGCGCAGACCGTCGCGGGTGAAGGCGTGGTCTTCGACCAGCAGGATGCGAATCGGGAGTTCAGCCATGAGGTTGTTCCCCGGACACGGGCAGGGTCAGGGTGAAGAGGCTGCGGTTCTGACCGGTGCGGGTGTAGCGCACCGTGCCGCCGTGGGCCTCGGCAATCCGGCGGGTCAGGTACAGGCCTAAGCCCGTGCCGCTGCCCGCACCGCCGCCCCGGAAGCGCTGAAACAGGTGAGGAATACGGGCCTGCGAGACGCCCGGCCCCTCGTCCTGCACGTTCAGCCCCGCCTCGCCGTCCTCCTCGCCCAGAGACACCCGCAGGGTGCTGCCGGGCGGACTGAACTTCACCGCGTTGTCCAGCAGGTTCTGAATCGCGCGCCTGAGATCATGGGAGCGGCCCCACAACCGCACCGCCCGCAGGTCGCGTTCCACGGTCAGGCGGCTGGCCTCAATGCGGGGACGCAGGTCTTCGAGGACGCCCTGCACCAGCGCCCGCAGGTTGACCTCTTCCATGTCGTCGTCGGCCTCGCCGCTCTCGTACTTGGTGACCAGCAGCAGCTTCTCGGCCAGCGCCAGCAGCGTGGCGTTGGACTCCAGGCCGTTTTCCAGGGTGGCGCGGTACGCATCGGGCAGCGGGCCGTACGCGCCGCGCCGGGCGGCTTCCATGTTCATGGCGTTGGCCAGCAGGGGGGTGCGCAGGTCATGCGAGAAAGCGTAGACCAGATCGCGCAGCAGTTCGCCGCGCTCGCTGAGTTGCTCACGCTGCACCCGCAGATCGTCCAGCAGGGCGGTGCGCTCCAGCAGGGGTTGCAGGGCGGCCATCGCCTCGGTGGTCAGCGCCAGTGGGGTTTCCGGGCGGTGCAGGATCAGCAGCAGATCGCTGTCCTCTGAGCGCCGCAGCCGCGCCAGCACGAAGGTCCCGCCGTCCGCCGCCCACACGTCGCCCGCGCCCACGGGCTGGGCGAGGTAGTCCAGCGGCAGGCGGGTGTCCAGCCGCGAGCGGTGATCGTCCGCTTTCAGGCCGGGGGCCTGGGCCAGCGCGTAGGGGCGGCGCAGCGTCGCCCGTTCCACCGCGCCCACCTCCACACTCAGCGCCCCGGTCAGGTGTTGCAGGGCGCTCGCGGCGCGCGAGACAAATTCGGCCTGCCCCAGCGGGCCGCCCATCTCCTCGGCCAGGCGCCGCAGCAGGCGTTCGCGCCGCAACTGGCGCTCGTCCTCGGCGATGCGCACGGCCCGCTCGGAGGCGTCGCGCGAGCGCAGGGTCAAT contains:
- the ribD gene encoding bifunctional diaminohydroxyphosphoribosylaminopyrimidine deaminase/5-amino-6-(5-phosphoribosylamino)uracil reductase RibD; translated protein: MYTENVPPGRVAAALSTDERRMTLALDLAARGLGRTTPNPPVGCVIVQEDEVIGRGFHPRAGEPHAEVLALRQAGEDARGATAYVTLEPCSHHGRTPPCTDALIASGVRRVVMASRDPNPAVAGRGVQALRDAGIDVSVGVLEEQATRQQAGFRSLIVRGRPWVVAKYAMTLDGKVAAVDEGNGAVTGAAARARAMTWRNTLDAVAVGSGTLHSDDPALTTRGLSGGRDPRPVVFDRRARSSLQARAWRPGSVLVTAPDADISVFEALGVTVVRAATPLEALTGLGRLNLSSLLLEGGPGLLSALLDAGLVDEVRVFIAPKLLGRGLSPLTAPERRMHDAQALRDVTVETLGPDVLATGLLSDIPRL
- a CDS encoding bifunctional 3,4-dihydroxy-2-butanone-4-phosphate synthase/GTP cyclohydrolase II, producing MTAARTALSPIAELLLDLRAGRPVILVDDEHRENEGDLLMPAATATPEWVNFMAREGRGLICVTLTPERAQHLDLTPMVGRSTDPNGTAFTVSVDHSGNTTGISAFDRAATIAALMDDGAQPTDFRRPGHIFPLVARPGGVLRRAGHTEAACDLARLAGFAPVGVICEIMGDDGEMSRLPDLLTFGEKHGLKVGSIEALIAYRMQHDPFMVQVAEAELPTTYGLFRIVGFEDTVSGAEHVALVMGEVTPDPLLVRVHSECLTGDGFHSLRCDCGAQRDAALQAIAAEGRGVLVYLRQEGRGIGLLNKIRAYHLQDGGADTVEANERLGFPADARDFGIGAQMLHLLGARHLRVLTNNPRKLSALGGFGLEVVERVALHAGHNAHNAAYLQTKADKLGHLGTGGPHT
- a CDS encoding response regulator transcription factor, translating into MAELPIRILLVEDHAFTRDGLRATLNLEADLRVVCEARSGEEALERLAGTGVDVAVVDIGLPGMDGIQTAAEIRRGWPDVRIVMLTAHDLRQEVFAALASGAAAYCLKSAKPELLLLAVRAAAAGSAYLDPQVAHHVLGGVRAPGVAPLLTPRELEVLRLIADGLPNRDIAAELDVSVSTVKLYVQELLVKLQAADRTQAAVKALRQGWL
- a CDS encoding ABC transporter ATP-binding protein, translating into MSVPLQDPAPTLTVRDLHLTLAGRVILTATHLTLAPGELVHLRGENGAGKTTLLRALAGELPCQGVVQLQGHAPGSRPARARTAFISTEPALLDDLTVHENLQFMAAAWNSPHIPILNLAHAFGLAPWLDAWPTELSRGTRQKVALSLALGLGLPLTLLDEPFSTLDTASRDVLRDALQARLHAGGSILLTTHGADLMGLPSRALEISQGELRAAVQAA
- a CDS encoding sensor histidine kinase, producing MRDTLRLLFAPPRLPLEGSTLWTVCLTALAVVLLLDLLTPASLVVGTLLTVPIALAALGTSRRPVVILTLLGVVASLLAALENAFEDGFSNADLSNRVVSLLAILLVGGLTLRSRDASERAVRIAEDERQLRRERLLRRLAEEMGGPLGQAEFVSRAASALQHLTGALSVEVGAVERATLRRPYALAQAPGLKADDHRSRLDTRLPLDYLAQPVGAGDVWAADGGTFVLARLRRSEDSDLLLILHRPETPLALTTEAMAALQPLLERTALLDDLRVQREQLSERGELLRDLVYAFSHDLRTPLLANAMNMEAARRGAYGPLPDAYRATLENGLESNATLLALAEKLLLVTKYESGEADDDMEEVNLRALVQGVLEDLRPRIEASRLTVERDLRAVRLWGRSHDLRRAIQNLLDNAVKFSPPGSTLRVSLGEEDGEAGLNVQDEGPGVSQARIPHLFQRFRGGGAGSGTGLGLYLTRRIAEAHGGTVRYTRTGQNRSLFTLTLPVSGEQPHG
- a CDS encoding riboflavin synthase; the encoded protein is MFTGIIEQLGRVARTVDAAGNLTVTIEPNTMWADLSLGESIAVNGTCLTVTTWDHAGFTVDLSRETLAKTAPHWQAGHKVNLERAMTAQARFGGHVVSGHVDGVGEVLTVEAQPGAYTMTVRAPAALARYLVPKGSVTVDGVSLTVVDVGGPAGSRADLRADEFTLWLVPHTLDVTTLHTWTAGTQVNLEADQMAKYAERLLLMRDWTPPSPGPAASGGNEVSA
- a CDS encoding PQQ-binding-like beta-propeller repeat protein; its protein translation is MTTPTPALQPLRPVWSYPAYHSVHTLESSAAQLVVPVRNTQLVALNPVTGQERWRRRHAQVRWNEMQLTPGRGSFMNGTDRLVTLDADTGEVQWSAVTLPWSGWLCGTADVLVTGEWRHSTPLQAFDTATGEQRWIKRLPHPPRRTALYAPLNALMSVMDDRVMFHSLADGAMIAELALPGLLDRPMPDRQLKGAFGTPDRTLLERGEEDRLLRLSGPDLRLEVRHLGREPVTLRLEDQGGEVFFEDTQRQLCVYDLERDVTTVLGPLEDIWRDRIPVVRLPDATVLAGTLSGWLVRYRPEEGVLERVRVGKRVLTPLSLVGAMVCFGTQSGQVRAWAWTALPVLGLVGATA